Proteins found in one Vallitalea guaymasensis genomic segment:
- a CDS encoding glycogen synthase: MMKNKLSVLYVSAEIAPFGTTGGLGDVGECLPEVLADNGLEMIRVMPKYKGLEEKYELNEVGSFIVETSGKANQAKIYKYEEKKLTTYFIGSQEYFERDNLYGYDDDDIRFGFFSKAVLEMLMVLNIKPDVIHVNDWHGGLIPFLLKNEYSHISFYSSIKTVYTIHNLQYQGVFGSGSLERIGLSHKYYDSNKLEYYGNISFMKGGIIYSDIVTTVSDNYAKEIQTPQYGYGLDGILRQYKSKIYGIINGIDYDKFNCETDEYVYRNYNIDNVSMVKHENKHFLQNKIGLPVKKVPLIGMVSRLSEQKGINLCLQAIEELIDEDLQFVILGTGEKKYEQALMDLSNKYPDKLGVIIDFNQKMARRIYSGCDFFLMPSLFEPCGLSQIYSMRFGTVPIVRKTGGLADTVIPFGSNKGTGFVFDRYDVDEFIEAINEGLETYSDEDKWKCIVANCMNQRFSWDNSAKKYIEKYNQLIKIKD, translated from the coding sequence ATGATGAAAAATAAATTGAGCGTTCTCTATGTTTCAGCTGAGATTGCACCTTTTGGTACAACGGGTGGTTTAGGAGATGTTGGAGAATGTCTACCAGAAGTTTTAGCTGATAATGGACTCGAAATGATAAGAGTGATGCCAAAATATAAAGGGTTAGAAGAAAAGTATGAATTAAATGAAGTTGGCAGTTTTATTGTAGAAACCTCAGGTAAAGCAAATCAAGCTAAGATTTATAAATATGAAGAAAAAAAGCTTACTACTTATTTTATAGGAAGTCAGGAATATTTTGAAAGAGATAATTTGTATGGGTATGATGATGACGATATAAGATTCGGCTTTTTTTCGAAAGCAGTTCTAGAAATGTTGATGGTGCTTAATATCAAACCAGATGTAATTCATGTTAATGACTGGCATGGTGGCTTAATACCGTTTCTTCTAAAAAATGAGTATAGCCATATAAGCTTCTATAGTAGTATTAAGACTGTTTATACTATACACAATCTACAGTATCAAGGAGTGTTTGGAAGTGGTTCTCTGGAAAGAATCGGATTGTCTCATAAATATTATGATAGCAATAAATTAGAGTACTATGGTAATATTTCTTTTATGAAAGGTGGTATCATCTACTCTGATATAGTCACTACAGTTAGTGACAATTATGCTAAGGAAATACAAACTCCCCAATATGGCTATGGTTTAGATGGAATCCTAAGACAATATAAAAGCAAAATATATGGTATCATTAATGGTATAGATTATGATAAGTTCAATTGTGAGACAGATGAATATGTTTATAGAAATTATAATATAGATAATGTTTCAATGGTAAAGCATGAAAATAAACATTTTTTACAAAATAAAATTGGCCTACCAGTGAAAAAAGTACCTTTGATAGGTATGGTATCAAGACTTAGTGAACAGAAAGGCATAAATCTGTGCTTACAAGCAATAGAGGAATTAATCGATGAAGATTTACAATTTGTTATATTAGGTACAGGAGAAAAAAAATACGAACAAGCATTAATGGATTTATCAAATAAATATCCTGATAAACTAGGGGTAATAATAGATTTCAATCAAAAAATGGCAAGACGTATATATTCAGGGTGCGATTTTTTCTTGATGCCATCTCTATTTGAACCTTGTGGATTGTCACAGATATACAGTATGAGATTTGGTACTGTTCCTATAGTTAGGAAAACAGGTGGTCTAGCTGATACTGTTATACCTTTTGGATCAAACAAGGGTACAGGTTTCGTATTTGACAGATATGATGTAGATGAATTCATTGAAGCTATTAATGAAGGTTTAGAAACATATAGTGATGAAGATAAATGGAAATGTATTGTTGCTAATTGTATGAATCAAAGATTTTCCTGGGATAACTCAGCTAAAAAGTATATAGAAAAATATAATCAATTAATTAAAATAAAAGATTAG
- a CDS encoding YkvI family membrane protein → MKLDFKNSIKIASVYIGTVLGAGFASGQELMKFFAYYGYKGMIGLLLTGVMFAVVGWAVLEILFFNKATSYKEFIYPIAGKTFGKILELSVIFFMFVCFCAMFAGSGALFQQRFHIPYQVGVLAMAVCCYITFLFDVKGVIAVNSILAPILLIGVLIVGLYMWFFRSTTVMNKVVEVFLVVRDNWLSSAIIYVSYNIITAVVVLTTLHKLVKSKFTARLGSLMAGIALGMIGIILGLVILVHYSDIQGIEIPMLAIVMRYAKVLQYIYIVVLISAMFTTAVANGYGILSKLKLTNTKHGKIKLAVFILLAVIFSQIGFSNMVGKIYPIFGYIGVFEVILILVYFVKMKYEQLKVKIKNSMFPFGKTLTKNIKSR, encoded by the coding sequence TTGAAATTAGATTTTAAAAATTCTATAAAGATAGCATCAGTATATATAGGAACTGTTTTAGGAGCAGGATTTGCTTCTGGGCAAGAATTAATGAAATTTTTTGCTTATTATGGTTATAAAGGTATGATAGGATTATTACTTACAGGGGTAATGTTTGCTGTAGTAGGCTGGGCTGTACTGGAAATCCTGTTTTTCAACAAAGCTACAAGTTATAAAGAGTTCATCTATCCCATTGCTGGAAAAACATTTGGGAAGATACTGGAGCTTTCAGTTATATTTTTTATGTTTGTATGTTTTTGCGCAATGTTTGCAGGCTCAGGAGCATTATTCCAGCAGAGATTTCATATACCATATCAAGTAGGGGTTCTTGCTATGGCAGTTTGTTGCTATATCACTTTTCTGTTTGATGTAAAAGGAGTTATAGCTGTTAACTCAATATTAGCCCCTATTTTGCTTATTGGTGTTTTGATTGTGGGATTATACATGTGGTTCTTCAGAAGCACCACAGTGATGAATAAGGTTGTAGAAGTATTTTTAGTTGTTAGAGATAATTGGTTAAGTTCAGCAATCATTTATGTATCCTATAATATAATAACCGCTGTTGTAGTGCTCACAACTCTACATAAATTAGTTAAGAGTAAATTCACAGCAAGATTAGGTTCATTGATGGCGGGAATAGCATTAGGAATGATTGGTATTATATTAGGTCTTGTTATACTAGTGCATTATTCTGATATACAAGGAATAGAAATTCCTATGCTGGCTATTGTAATGAGATATGCCAAGGTGTTACAATATATTTATATTGTAGTTTTGATTTCTGCCATGTTTACGACTGCTGTTGCTAATGGATATGGTATATTATCCAAGTTGAAATTGACAAATACCAAACATGGGAAGATAAAATTAGCTGTATTCATCTTATTAGCTGTTATATTTTCTCAGATAGGTTTTTCTAATATGGTAGGAAAAATATATCCTATTTTTGGATACATAGGTGTATTTGAAGT